One Deltaproteobacteria bacterium DNA segment encodes these proteins:
- a CDS encoding histidinol phosphate phosphatase domain-containing protein, with translation MIDFHTHTLFSDGELLPSELARRAKEIGYRSICFTDHVDMSNMETVVIDVKKAVGGLEKYYALYVFAGVEITHVPPLLIKEIVKEVRLMGAEVVVLHGETIAEPVAEGTNKAAIEAGVDILAHPGLITEEDAYLAKEKGVFLEISARKNHSLTNGHVWSMVKKTGGRCVINTDTHAPEDLINKSFARRILLGAGMNEKEVKNTFNNAEFLLRELIKRRR, from the coding sequence GTGATTGATTTCCATACTCATACACTATTTAGTGATGGCGAGTTGTTGCCTTCAGAATTAGCCAGAAGAGCAAAAGAGATAGGTTATCGTAGTATATGTTTTACCGATCATGTAGATATGTCCAATATGGAAACGGTGGTAATAGATGTGAAAAAAGCTGTGGGTGGTTTGGAAAAATACTATGCTTTATATGTATTTGCGGGAGTAGAAATCACTCATGTTCCACCCCTTTTAATAAAAGAGATAGTTAAAGAAGTGCGGCTGATGGGAGCAGAGGTAGTTGTTCTTCACGGAGAGACAATTGCGGAGCCGGTAGCAGAAGGCACAAATAAAGCGGCAATTGAAGCGGGAGTGGATATATTGGCCCACCCCGGTCTAATTACAGAAGAAGATGCGTATTTAGCCAAGGAAAAGGGTGTATTTTTGGAAATTTCTGCGCGTAAAAACCATTCTTTAACCAACGGCCATGTGTGGAGTATGGTTAAAAAAACGGGAGGTAGATGTGTAATAAACACAGATACACATGCTCCTGAAGATTTGATTAACAAATCTTTTGCTCGTAGGATCTTGTTAGGTGCGGGCATGAATGAAAAAGAGGTTAAAAATACATTTAATAATGCAGAGTTCCTTCTGCGGGAATTGATAAAGAGGAGAAGATGA
- a CDS encoding NAD-dependent epimerase/dehydratase family protein translates to MVYLVTGCAGFIGFHVAEKLLFQGNTVIGIDNLNKYYSVKLKKDRLSLLLKEKNFSFRKLNIAYFKQLEKVFETAKIDIVCHLAAQAGVRYSLTNPFTYEQSNIRGFLNIIELSCRYNVNNFVYASSSSVYGGNEKIPFSADDTVEKPLSLYGATKKADELMAYAYHHLYHLNTTGLRFFTVYGPWGRPDMALFKFTKAITEGKIIEVYNYGKMERDFTYIDDIVDGTITSLNKPFEYEIFNLGRGQSIPLERFISCIEKRLNKKSRRVYLPLQKGDVPKTYADIRKSERMLGFHPKVSIEEGIERFVSWYMSYYNITL, encoded by the coding sequence GTGGTTTATTTAGTAACGGGTTGTGCAGGATTTATAGGATTTCATGTGGCAGAAAAGCTGCTTTTTCAGGGAAACACGGTCATTGGCATAGATAATCTAAACAAATATTACAGTGTAAAATTAAAAAAAGACAGATTATCTCTCTTATTAAAGGAAAAAAACTTCAGCTTTCGGAAATTGAATATCGCATATTTTAAACAATTAGAGAAGGTATTTGAAACAGCTAAAATTGATATTGTGTGTCATCTGGCAGCCCAGGCTGGGGTGAGATATTCGCTAACCAATCCTTTCACTTATGAACAGTCAAATATTAGGGGTTTCTTGAATATAATTGAGTTATCTTGTAGGTATAATGTAAATAATTTTGTATATGCCTCTTCTTCCAGTGTATATGGAGGGAATGAAAAAATTCCCTTTTCCGCCGATGATACCGTAGAAAAACCGTTATCTTTATATGGGGCAACAAAGAAGGCTGATGAACTCATGGCTTATGCATATCATCATCTATATCATTTAAACACAACAGGCTTAAGATTCTTCACTGTTTACGGACCCTGGGGCAGACCGGATATGGCTCTATTTAAGTTTACAAAGGCAATAACTGAAGGGAAAATCATAGAAGTGTATAATTACGGGAAAATGGAAAGAGATTTTACATATATTGATGATATTGTGGATGGGACGATTACATCTTTAAACAAACCTTTTGAATACGAAATATTCAACCTGGGAAGAGGCCAGAGCATCCCCTTAGAACGCTTTATATCCTGTATAGAAAAAAGGCTAAATAAAAAATCCAGAAGAGTATACCTGCCATTACAAAAAGGAGATGTGCCTAAAACTTACGCTGATATAAGGAAAAGCGAGCGAATGCTGGGGTTCCATCCCAAAGTAAGCATTGAAGAAGGTATAGAAAGATTTGTTTCATGGTACATGTCATATTACAACATTACTCTTTAA
- the ftsH gene encoding ATP-dependent zinc metalloprotease FtsH: MNNKNKKDKDYKIIKLSIMYILIAFVLVYLYQGFFGAKRETIFYSTFKEFVAQDRIKSCRVSEKYIKGIYIDKSGKTRDFVTIPVKDPKLTDELITHGVKFEGVPSADWLTNLIFGWVIPFGILFLLWFFIIKKAGASGKGLFSFGKGRYKIYSSERPDVKFNDVAGVEEAKVEVKEIIEFLRDPHRFQRLGGKMPKGVLLVGAPGTGKTLLARATAGEAEVPFISITGSAFIELFVGVGAARVRDLFAEAKKLAPSIIFIDEIDAIGRTRGAGGFTTHEEREQTLNQLLAEMDGFDPSGGIVVMAATNRPEVLDPALLRPGRFDRQILVDKPDIKGREEILRLHAKKIVLGEDVDLKVIAQETPGLVGADLANIVNEAALLAARENVEKVYKKHFEEAIDRRMAGLAKKNRAMSPKEKKTVAYHESGHAIVGYLLKGIEVVHKVSVIPRGVAALGFTQQRPTEEHYLMRKSEILDKICMLFGGRVAEEIVFSDVSTGAQNDLYTATELARAVVTQFGMNKELGPIVYERERQPLFLPTPFSPKETYYSQKTSEAIDRETRKIIDYCYNKSQKLLLENRSKLDKLAQRLLEKEIVDEKELKEIMESKDDEESKASSYSD, from the coding sequence ATGAATAATAAAAATAAGAAAGATAAAGATTATAAGATTATCAAGTTATCCATAATGTATATTTTAATTGCCTTTGTTCTTGTTTATCTATATCAAGGTTTTTTCGGTGCAAAGAGGGAGACAATTTTTTATAGTACATTCAAGGAATTTGTAGCTCAGGATCGTATTAAGTCTTGTAGAGTATCAGAGAAATACATAAAGGGTATTTATATAGATAAAAGCGGGAAGACGCGTGATTTTGTTACTATCCCGGTTAAAGATCCAAAATTGACCGATGAGCTTATCACTCATGGGGTAAAATTTGAGGGTGTCCCCTCTGCTGACTGGTTGACCAATCTTATCTTTGGGTGGGTAATACCTTTTGGCATTCTTTTTCTTCTATGGTTTTTTATTATTAAAAAAGCAGGGGCATCTGGTAAGGGTTTGTTTAGTTTTGGTAAGGGGAGATATAAAATTTATTCCAGTGAGCGTCCTGATGTAAAGTTTAACGATGTGGCAGGCGTAGAAGAGGCAAAGGTAGAAGTGAAAGAGATAATAGAATTCCTGAGGGATCCACATAGGTTCCAGAGATTGGGCGGAAAAATGCCCAAAGGGGTGCTTTTAGTGGGAGCTCCTGGTACAGGCAAAACATTGCTGGCTAGAGCCACTGCAGGTGAAGCGGAAGTTCCATTTATCAGCATTACCGGTTCGGCATTTATAGAATTGTTTGTAGGTGTAGGAGCAGCACGGGTGAGAGATCTCTTTGCAGAGGCAAAGAAATTAGCGCCATCTATTATATTTATTGATGAAATTGATGCTATCGGTCGAACTAGAGGTGCGGGTGGATTTACCACTCATGAGGAAAGAGAGCAGACTTTAAATCAACTCTTAGCAGAAATGGATGGTTTTGATCCCAGCGGGGGGATTGTTGTTATGGCAGCGACAAACAGACCGGAGGTCCTTGATCCTGCTCTGCTTAGGCCAGGTCGTTTTGACCGGCAGATATTGGTGGATAAACCGGACATAAAGGGAAGAGAGGAAATTTTAAGATTACATGCAAAGAAGATAGTATTGGGAGAAGATGTAGATTTAAAAGTGATTGCCCAGGAAACACCAGGTTTGGTAGGAGCAGACTTAGCCAATATCGTTAATGAAGCAGCGCTCTTGGCAGCCCGAGAAAATGTAGAAAAAGTTTATAAAAAACATTTTGAAGAAGCTATAGACAGAAGGATGGCAGGTTTAGCAAAGAAAAACAGGGCGATGAGTCCTAAAGAGAAAAAAACTGTTGCTTACCATGAATCGGGCCATGCTATTGTTGGTTATCTACTAAAGGGAATAGAAGTTGTGCATAAAGTATCCGTTATTCCAAGGGGGGTTGCTGCATTGGGCTTTACTCAGCAAAGACCCACAGAGGAGCATTATCTAATGCGCAAAAGTGAGATTTTGGATAAGATATGCATGCTGTTTGGTGGAAGGGTGGCAGAAGAAATCGTATTTAGTGATGTATCTACAGGAGCACAAAATGATCTCTATACAGCTACGGAATTAGCTCGAGCTGTGGTGACACAATTTGGGATGAACAAGGAATTAGGTCCTATTGTTTATGAAAGGGAAAGGCAGCCTCTCTTTTTGCCTACGCCATTTTCACCTAAAGAAACATACTACAGCCAGAAAACATCGGAAGCTATTGATAGAGAAACGAGAAAAATTATAGACTATTGTTACAATAAAAGCCAAAAATTGCTTTTAGAAAACAGGTCAAAATTGGATAAACTGGCTCAAAGGCTCTTAGAAAAAGAGATCGTGGACGAAAAGGAATTAAAGGAAATTATGGAGAGTAAAGATGACGAAGAGAGTAAAGCATCTTCTTACAGCGATTGA
- a CDS encoding PQQ-binding-like beta-propeller repeat protein, with translation MKKIFFVLVFLLIFTTEAGASYYVDYRVAPTLNTIHIISIGKVGKVFPAVDGDFLYIGNKDGRFYKINWRKRDVIWKIKLKTSVESSAVCLNDDVFIGDNSGALYCIDKSSGKIKWKKQFDFPVLGKLNIYKNKIFLCTEDNSVWCVSANLGEVLFAFHKPYEMVSLRGVCSPVFDGDFMYVGFNDGYIYKVDLSTGGEKWGIFVGQGEKFFDVDGDVSLSQNIVFVTCCNGWTAAIDKKEGQVIWKRQISSYSNVVATPVFLVVPAKDGRMIALDLDSGEEIWKLKISHKPICAFTFVTRDIVYALTQEGKIIAIDEEGKIVNTKKLDGSFNSGFSIFNKRLFAVSEKGKIFVIGE, from the coding sequence ATGAAAAAAATATTTTTTGTTTTAGTTTTTTTGCTAATTTTTACCACTGAAGCAGGGGCAAGTTATTATGTGGACTATCGTGTTGCTCCTACTCTAAATACTATTCATATCATTAGCATAGGAAAAGTGGGTAAGGTTTTCCCCGCTGTAGATGGAGATTTTCTCTATATAGGGAACAAAGATGGTAGATTTTATAAAATTAACTGGAGAAAGCGTGATGTTATATGGAAGATAAAATTGAAAACTTCTGTAGAATCATCTGCTGTCTGTTTAAATGATGATGTGTTTATAGGTGATAACAGTGGAGCACTGTATTGTATAGACAAATCCTCCGGGAAGATAAAGTGGAAAAAGCAATTTGACTTTCCCGTATTGGGGAAACTGAATATCTATAAAAACAAAATTTTCTTATGTACTGAGGATAATTCTGTATGGTGTGTTTCAGCCAATTTAGGGGAGGTTTTGTTTGCTTTTCACAAGCCTTATGAAATGGTAAGTTTAAGAGGAGTTTGTTCACCTGTATTTGATGGAGATTTTATGTATGTTGGCTTTAATGATGGCTATATATACAAGGTGGATTTATCTACAGGTGGAGAGAAATGGGGGATATTTGTTGGCCAGGGAGAAAAATTTTTTGATGTAGATGGAGATGTTTCTCTGTCGCAAAATATTGTATTTGTAACTTGCTGCAATGGATGGACGGCAGCGATAGACAAGAAAGAGGGACAGGTTATATGGAAACGCCAAATCTCTTCTTATTCAAATGTCGTAGCTACGCCTGTATTTTTAGTTGTTCCTGCAAAGGATGGTAGAATGATAGCGCTGGACCTGGATAGTGGCGAGGAAATATGGAAGCTTAAGATTTCTCATAAACCTATTTGTGCTTTTACTTTTGTGACGCGTGACATAGTATATGCGCTTACTCAGGAAGGTAAAATAATCGCTATTGACGAAGAAGGGAAGATTGTTAATACAAAAAAATTAGATGGGAGTTTTAATAGTGGTTTTTCTATTTTTAATAAGAGGTTATTTGCTGTAAGTGAAAAAGGAAAGATATTTGTTATTGGAGAATGA
- a CDS encoding DegQ family serine endoprotease — protein MIKKIFLIIFIAFFSTPVYALNVSSSVAQRESFSPIVEKVLPAVVNIRTTQIVEGIPLTGFFDKNDPFYQFFKRYFNEMPREYQQKSLGSGFIISPDGYILTNNHVISRATKIKVKLLYTGKVYDARVVGSDPKTDVALLKIKASRKLPTIALGNSDNIKVGDWVLAVGNPFGLNGTVTWGIISAKGRVIGQGPYDHFLQTDAAINPGNSGGPLIDMNGEVVGINTAIVASGQGIGFAVPANVVKKLIPQLKKGNVVRGWLGVLVQNLTPDMAKFFKLSSTSGAIVSQVVKNSPADKAGIKEGDVIVEYNGKRLNSATDLPYMVAFTRPGETVNIKVVRDGKEIIKHVTVGKKLKKIAMERGEENRLGIVVANITPYVQKEYNLKTNNGVVITDIKENSIAHLSGLRKGDIILEVNRKKVEGVTDFNKKIKKALDKKIILFLINRQGNQIYLSISAHE, from the coding sequence ATGATAAAAAAGATCTTTCTTATAATTTTTATTGCATTTTTTTCCACACCTGTTTATGCTCTAAATGTTTCGTCATCTGTAGCTCAAAGAGAAAGTTTTTCTCCTATTGTAGAGAAGGTATTGCCGGCAGTTGTTAATATTCGCACCACACAGATTGTAGAGGGAATCCCATTGACAGGTTTCTTTGATAAGAATGACCCATTCTATCAGTTTTTTAAGCGGTATTTTAATGAGATGCCTCGTGAATATCAGCAAAAGTCATTAGGTTCTGGTTTTATTATTTCTCCTGATGGATATATTTTGACCAATAACCATGTAATTTCGCGGGCAACCAAGATAAAGGTGAAATTACTTTATACAGGCAAAGTTTATGATGCAAGGGTAGTGGGAAGCGATCCCAAAACAGATGTCGCACTCTTGAAAATTAAGGCGTCCCGGAAACTGCCTACAATAGCTCTGGGTAATTCCGACAATATAAAAGTGGGAGATTGGGTTCTGGCGGTAGGCAATCCGTTTGGATTAAATGGCACTGTTACCTGGGGCATTATTAGTGCCAAGGGAAGGGTTATTGGACAGGGTCCTTATGACCATTTTCTGCAAACAGATGCTGCCATAAATCCTGGTAATTCTGGCGGGCCGCTAATAGACATGAATGGAGAAGTTGTTGGTATAAATACCGCTATCGTAGCCTCGGGCCAGGGCATAGGGTTCGCTGTTCCTGCAAATGTAGTGAAAAAACTCATTCCGCAGTTAAAAAAAGGAAACGTTGTTCGGGGATGGCTAGGGGTGCTGGTTCAGAATTTAACACCGGACATGGCAAAGTTTTTTAAGCTTTCCAGCACCTCAGGTGCAATTGTTTCACAGGTAGTGAAAAATAGTCCAGCAGATAAAGCAGGAATTAAAGAAGGAGATGTGATTGTAGAGTATAATGGGAAAAGGCTAAATTCTGCCACCGACCTTCCATATATGGTAGCATTTACAAGACCGGGAGAAACAGTGAATATAAAGGTTGTTCGTGATGGAAAAGAGATTATAAAGCATGTAACGGTAGGAAAGAAACTGAAGAAAATTGCCATGGAGAGGGGAGAAGAAAATAGATTAGGAATAGTAGTGGCAAATATAACTCCTTATGTGCAAAAAGAATATAATTTGAAAACAAACAATGGGGTTGTAATAACAGATATAAAAGAAAATAGTATTGCTCACCTCTCCGGTTTAAGAAAGGGAGATATAATATTGGAAGTGAATAGAAAAAAGGTGGAAGGTGTAACAGATTTTAACAAAAAGATAAAAAAAGCACTGGATAAAAAAATCATTCTTTTTCTGATTAACAGACAAGGTAACCAAATTTACCTTTCCATATCTGCCCATGAATAA
- a CDS encoding PaaI family thioesterase, whose translation MEEFNSKYCFVCGRENKDGFGLTFYKKGNHIETTVKIPSRFNGYKNIVHGGIISTLLDEVMNWAAYALSKDRRYCVTAEITVRIKKSIPAEKKLLLWGEMVEDKKRMRICSGKILIENEVFATGVGKLIPVKGESLLKE comes from the coding sequence ATGGAAGAGTTCAATTCAAAATACTGTTTTGTTTGTGGTAGGGAAAATAAAGATGGTTTTGGCTTAACATTTTATAAGAAAGGAAACCATATAGAAACTACAGTAAAGATTCCCTCAAGATTTAACGGATACAAGAATATTGTTCATGGCGGCATCATTTCTACATTATTGGATGAGGTAATGAATTGGGCAGCGTATGCATTATCTAAAGATAGGAGATATTGTGTGACGGCGGAGATAACAGTGCGTATTAAGAAATCCATTCCTGCAGAAAAAAAACTCTTGTTATGGGGTGAGATGGTTGAGGATAAGAAGAGAATGCGCATCTGTAGTGGAAAGATATTAATAGAAAATGAGGTTTTTGCTACAGGAGTAGGAAAGCTAATACCTGTGAAAGGTGAATCTCTTCTTAAAGAGTAA